A stretch of the Synechococcus sp. WH 8016 genome encodes the following:
- a CDS encoding GTP-binding protein, protein MTTFSPTSTTERCLSLLQTWRSQLQLNRREQTVLAGSLRRLDRQLERLSTRKLRVAVFGRVGVGKSSLVNALIGQDLLATDVAHGCTRQQQALPWTISIPGLHAIELVDTPGIDEVAAEARARLAARVALQSDLVLLVLDADISRVELDALETLISSGKPVLPVLNRSDCCPPEQLDSLRESISQRIRERCDRNHHARIPQAIAVSAAPRKACQRSDGRVRSERQPAMVKPLRTAVINLLREQGQALLALNALRQAERLQQQLELGRLERRRQDAQGLIGRYAALKATGVAANPLVLLDLAGGLACDTALVVQLCKLYDLPMGGPAARRLMQRLSGHNAMLGGVQLGLQLALSGLQQLLLIAAPFSGGLSLGPAAPVAVAQAALAVHTTRRTGRLTARWLVDQRGRGRRGNPAPTTLMRRLVRSDTGMQRLLAEWPQPPNRPRRDGLLP, encoded by the coding sequence ATGACGACGTTCTCGCCTACATCCACCACGGAGCGCTGCCTTTCACTGCTGCAAACCTGGCGATCTCAGCTCCAGCTCAACCGCCGGGAACAAACCGTTTTAGCGGGTTCGCTCAGGCGCTTGGACCGGCAATTGGAGCGCTTATCGACTCGGAAGCTGCGCGTCGCCGTCTTCGGCCGCGTGGGAGTGGGGAAATCAAGCCTCGTCAATGCACTGATCGGTCAAGACCTCCTGGCCACCGACGTCGCTCACGGCTGCACGAGACAACAACAAGCGCTGCCTTGGACGATCTCCATTCCTGGTCTCCACGCGATTGAACTCGTCGACACACCAGGAATCGATGAGGTTGCAGCGGAAGCTCGCGCGCGACTGGCAGCGCGGGTGGCCCTGCAGTCCGATCTTGTACTTCTCGTGTTGGATGCCGACATCAGCAGGGTTGAGCTCGATGCCTTGGAGACCTTAATCAGCAGTGGCAAGCCGGTGCTTCCCGTGCTGAACCGCAGTGATTGTTGCCCCCCAGAGCAACTCGACAGCCTCCGGGAAAGCATCAGCCAAAGGATCCGGGAGCGGTGTGACCGCAACCATCACGCAAGGATTCCTCAAGCGATTGCCGTTTCAGCCGCCCCTCGCAAAGCCTGCCAACGCTCGGATGGCAGGGTGCGCAGCGAGCGACAGCCAGCGATGGTGAAACCACTCCGCACTGCTGTAATCAATCTTCTGAGAGAGCAAGGCCAAGCCCTCTTGGCCTTAAACGCCCTCCGCCAAGCAGAACGGCTCCAACAACAACTGGAATTAGGGCGACTGGAGCGCCGACGACAAGATGCGCAAGGCCTGATCGGCCGCTACGCAGCACTCAAGGCCACAGGGGTTGCGGCCAATCCTTTGGTGTTGCTCGATCTAGCCGGAGGCTTGGCCTGCGATACCGCTTTGGTGGTTCAGCTCTGCAAGCTCTATGACCTGCCGATGGGAGGCCCAGCAGCACGACGGCTGATGCAACGGCTATCAGGACATAACGCCATGTTGGGAGGCGTCCAACTGGGACTTCAGCTGGCGCTCTCTGGACTTCAACAGCTGTTGCTGATCGCCGCACCGTTTTCCGGAGGCTTGAGCCTGGGTCCAGCGGCCCCCGTCGCCGTTGCCCAGGCGGCTCTTGCTGTGCACACCACGCGCAGAACAGGTCGGCTCACAGCACGTTGGCTGGTCGATCAACGCGGTCGAGGCAGGAGGGGCAATCCAGCACCAACGACCCTCATGCGGCGCCTGGTACGCAGCGATACCGGCATGCAACGTCTGCTTGCCGAATGGCCACAGCCGCCCAATCGGCCCCGGCGTGACGGGCTCTTGCCATGA
- a CDS encoding nicotinate-nucleotide adenylyltransferase produces MTATIALLGTSADPPTLGHQALLEGLLNHFQRVATWASDNPMKRHDACLALRSELLQALVMAIDNPRVSIDQTLSSPYTITTLERAARRWPHHELCFVVGSDLAAQIPHWKQSELWLKRCQLGVVPRKGWPLEPEHLERLRQLGAQITVLPLQIPETASSSIRKTSAADQIPKPLWPLLLQHNLYGLQDAPS; encoded by the coding sequence ATGACCGCGACCATCGCCCTGCTCGGCACGAGCGCCGATCCACCAACGCTCGGGCATCAGGCTCTCCTTGAAGGCCTTTTGAATCACTTTCAACGCGTCGCCACCTGGGCTAGCGACAACCCAATGAAACGCCACGATGCCTGCCTTGCGCTCCGCAGCGAGCTGCTCCAGGCCTTGGTGATGGCCATCGACAACCCACGGGTGAGCATCGACCAAACCCTCAGCAGCCCCTACACCATCACCACGCTTGAACGGGCAGCACGTCGATGGCCCCATCACGAACTGTGCTTTGTGGTGGGCAGTGATTTGGCTGCTCAGATCCCCCATTGGAAACAAAGCGAGCTTTGGCTCAAGCGCTGCCAGCTGGGGGTGGTGCCGCGGAAGGGTTGGCCGTTGGAGCCCGAACACCTCGAACGACTCCGCCAGCTCGGCGCCCAGATCACCGTGTTGCCCTTACAGATTCCTGAGACAGCCAGCTCAAGCATTCGCAAAACGAGCGCTGCGGATCAAATCCCAAAACCGCTTTGGCCCCTCCTCTTGCAGCACAATCTTTATGGACTCCAAGACGCTCCTTCCTGA
- a CDS encoding NAD+ synthase: MRIALAQTNPLVGDLSGNAERLLDACLKISHQAQGTAPALVVSPELSLWGYPPRDLLLSPEHLQQQSEALNQLQQGLREKLPQTALLVGVVEPAPDQQHPRLFNAAALVEANGWRVVARKQLLPTYDVFDESRYFRPANQPSVLSFESEGQTWRLGLTICEDLWVEDALQAQRLVGPDPIANLIPEQVDVLLNLSASPFGRTKASIRHQLSARAANRLHCPVIYVNQVGGNDELVFDGGSFVMTASGEVALQLPTCREAIACWNSSERGSDASAGTSAPTESADLEQLFQALVLGVRDYAQKCGFQRALLGLSGGIDSALVAVIAAAALKADRVQALLMPSPWSSVGSIDDAEALAERLGISTTTVPIQTLMQGFETTLTPALDQAPSGVTAENLQSRIRGTLLMAVANQQGQLLLSTGNKSELAVGYCTLYGDMNGGLAVIGDLYKSTVFSLCRWLDSSDAMACRQELGLPEHSDLIGREILTKPPSAELRPDQQDSDSLPDYATLDPLLNDLIEKHSSGTQLIAAGHDPADVKRIEQLFRRAEFKRRQAPPVLKVSRQAFGTGWRLPIAAR; the protein is encoded by the coding sequence ATGCGCATCGCCCTGGCCCAGACCAATCCTCTGGTGGGCGATCTGTCCGGGAACGCCGAACGGCTCCTAGACGCTTGTCTCAAAATCAGCCATCAGGCGCAGGGCACCGCTCCCGCCCTTGTGGTGAGCCCAGAGCTTTCACTTTGGGGATACCCACCCCGAGACCTGCTGCTGAGTCCTGAGCATCTCCAGCAGCAGAGCGAGGCCCTCAACCAGCTGCAACAGGGACTTAGGGAGAAGCTGCCGCAAACGGCACTGCTGGTGGGGGTTGTGGAACCAGCCCCAGACCAGCAACATCCACGACTCTTCAATGCGGCAGCCCTCGTAGAGGCCAACGGTTGGCGCGTCGTCGCCCGCAAACAGCTCCTTCCCACCTACGACGTCTTTGATGAATCGCGTTATTTCAGACCTGCCAACCAACCCAGTGTTCTGAGTTTTGAATCGGAAGGGCAGACTTGGCGCCTGGGGCTCACCATCTGCGAAGACCTGTGGGTTGAGGATGCGCTTCAGGCACAACGCCTGGTGGGACCAGATCCGATTGCCAATCTCATCCCGGAGCAAGTGGATGTGTTGCTGAACCTCTCCGCGTCCCCCTTCGGAAGAACCAAAGCATCCATCCGACATCAGCTCAGCGCCCGCGCTGCCAACCGTCTTCATTGCCCAGTGATTTATGTGAACCAGGTGGGGGGCAACGACGAATTGGTGTTCGATGGCGGCAGTTTCGTGATGACAGCCAGCGGTGAGGTGGCGTTGCAACTTCCCACCTGCCGGGAAGCCATCGCCTGCTGGAACAGCAGTGAAAGGGGTTCTGATGCATCGGCAGGCACGTCGGCCCCCACGGAAAGCGCTGATCTTGAGCAACTGTTCCAAGCCCTTGTGCTCGGCGTGCGGGATTACGCCCAAAAATGCGGTTTTCAACGCGCCCTTCTGGGTCTGAGTGGCGGCATCGACTCAGCTCTTGTGGCGGTCATTGCCGCAGCGGCACTCAAAGCAGACCGCGTGCAGGCATTGCTGATGCCCTCTCCCTGGAGCTCTGTTGGGTCGATTGATGATGCCGAGGCGCTTGCAGAACGCCTGGGAATTTCCACGACAACCGTGCCCATTCAAACCTTGATGCAGGGGTTTGAAACCACCCTGACCCCGGCACTGGATCAAGCACCGTCGGGCGTCACGGCAGAAAACCTGCAGTCGCGCATTCGAGGCACTTTGCTGATGGCTGTCGCCAATCAGCAAGGACAGCTCCTGCTCTCGACGGGCAACAAATCAGAACTTGCCGTGGGGTATTGCACCCTTTATGGCGACATGAATGGAGGGCTCGCGGTGATCGGTGATCTCTACAAGTCCACGGTGTTTTCCCTCTGCCGCTGGTTAGACAGCTCTGATGCCATGGCCTGTCGCCAAGAACTTGGACTTCCAGAGCACAGCGACTTGATCGGACGAGAAATCCTGACCAAACCACCGAGTGCTGAGCTACGCCCTGACCAACAGGACAGTGACTCCCTTCCCGACTACGCAACGCTCGATCCGCTTCTGAATGATTTGATCGAGAAGCACAGCTCGGGCACTCAATTGATCGCAGCTGGGCATGACCCGGCGGACGTGAAACGGATTGAGCAACTCTTTCGCCGCGCGGAATTCAAACGCCGCCAAGCGCCTCCTGTTCTGAAAGTGAGCCGACAGGCCTTCGGGACCGGTTGGAGGCTCCCAATCGCCGCCCGCTGA
- the ald gene encoding alanine dehydrogenase, with protein MAQSVLTAPMATIGVPTEIKVDEQRVALTPDAVKELVTHGLEVRIQSGAGSGAGIDDEAFAAAGAEIVDQEQAWGAHLVVKVKEPQPEEFRFLRNDMVLFTYLHLAAYPEVGEALLAAGTTGVAYETVQLENGTLPLLAPMSEIAGRLAAQVGARLLERPQGGRGVLIGGCTGVQPARVVVLGAGTVGWNAARLVAAMDAEVMLLDRSPERLRSLEAYRSGRLMSVVSSRGLLERLIPTADLLIGAVLTPGGRAPTLVDEAMVKGMKPGSAIVDVAIDQGGCIATSRETTHTNPTVTIHGVQHYAVGNMPGAVPFTSTEALVSVTLPYIVGIAGRGLEEAVTERPELLSGLNTVQGSVCHPGVAKALDVPPRHPMACLR; from the coding sequence ATGGCTCAATCCGTACTGACGGCTCCGATGGCCACCATCGGAGTCCCCACAGAGATCAAGGTTGATGAGCAACGCGTCGCGCTGACACCGGATGCCGTCAAAGAACTCGTCACCCATGGACTGGAGGTGCGGATCCAGAGCGGTGCCGGCTCCGGAGCGGGTATTGACGACGAGGCCTTCGCCGCAGCAGGCGCAGAGATCGTGGATCAAGAACAAGCCTGGGGGGCTCACTTGGTTGTCAAGGTGAAGGAACCACAGCCGGAAGAATTCCGCTTTTTGCGGAATGACATGGTGCTGTTCACCTACCTGCACTTAGCGGCTTACCCGGAGGTGGGAGAAGCTCTTCTCGCAGCTGGCACCACGGGGGTTGCCTACGAAACGGTGCAACTGGAAAACGGAACCCTGCCGCTGCTAGCGCCCATGAGCGAAATCGCTGGCAGGCTTGCCGCACAAGTGGGGGCTCGCTTGCTGGAGCGACCCCAAGGAGGCAGAGGTGTGCTGATCGGAGGCTGCACTGGTGTGCAACCAGCCCGGGTGGTGGTCCTGGGTGCAGGCACGGTGGGTTGGAATGCGGCGCGTCTGGTGGCTGCCATGGATGCGGAAGTGATGCTTCTGGATCGCTCCCCGGAACGGTTACGCAGCCTGGAGGCCTATCGAAGTGGACGCCTGATGAGCGTGGTGAGCAGCCGCGGTCTGCTCGAGCGCTTAATCCCCACGGCTGATCTTCTGATTGGCGCCGTCTTAACCCCTGGAGGCAGGGCACCAACACTGGTCGATGAAGCGATGGTGAAAGGAATGAAGCCAGGCTCAGCGATCGTTGATGTGGCCATCGATCAAGGCGGCTGCATCGCCACGAGCCGCGAAACAACGCACACCAACCCCACCGTGACCATTCACGGTGTGCAGCATTACGCCGTGGGCAACATGCCTGGCGCCGTGCCGTTCACCTCCACCGAAGCCCTGGTGAGCGTGACCTTGCCTTACATCGTTGGCATTGCAGGGCGCGGCCTGGAGGAAGCGGTCACGGAGCGGCCTGAATTGCTGTCTGGTCTCAATACGGTGCAGGGCTCCGTCTGCCATCCAGGCGTCGCCAAAGCCTTAGACGTACCACCTCGTCATCCCATGGCCTGCTTGCGTTGA
- a CDS encoding SagB family peptide dehydrogenase, whose amino-acid sequence MKPGIKQQPYPDDGKAFKLSKFASIHPCLEGLDVTTPLSPATLRLQDHRLYPLIQKLLSPCTTDIIRNVLPEDLHIHHRELISLLLSSGVAGICNANHNADIDQEAIEAGWNRQDLSFHQQTRRHIVDFKAEESLPKPIDRKAPPAKHQRIILSTVSLPTPSIDNQKTNFYQVIQKRQSIRAYDSNPVSAEALGNLLWYSMHTREEILCDPALPRSYEGLLRPVASAGGLHSIELYLCIHQCIGISPGFYHYDSFEHSLGKISDLNGPCESMLEMAVNTTCRAPQASSVSPGYGQRPDVLIVMAARYERNASLHSETGLAYALILKDAGSLYQQLYLVATALQLAPCGLSFGSSELFEQASGISSKAECSVGEFMIGNPR is encoded by the coding sequence ATGAAACCAGGAATCAAACAACAACCCTACCCAGACGACGGAAAGGCATTCAAACTTTCGAAATTTGCCAGCATTCACCCCTGCCTTGAAGGCCTCGATGTCACAACCCCCTTATCACCCGCAACGTTGCGACTACAAGACCATCGGCTCTATCCACTCATCCAGAAGCTCCTATCACCCTGCACAACAGACATCATCAGGAACGTCCTCCCTGAAGATCTACACATTCACCATCGAGAGCTTATTTCCCTCTTACTGTCATCTGGCGTGGCCGGAATCTGCAATGCAAATCACAATGCAGACATCGACCAAGAGGCCATCGAAGCTGGCTGGAACAGGCAAGACCTGAGCTTCCATCAACAGACGCGGCGCCATATTGTTGACTTCAAGGCAGAAGAGTCTCTGCCAAAGCCAATCGACAGGAAGGCCCCACCAGCGAAGCACCAAAGGATCATCCTCAGCACAGTCTCCCTACCAACACCATCGATCGACAATCAAAAAACCAATTTCTACCAGGTCATTCAAAAAAGACAATCGATTCGTGCCTACGACTCCAATCCTGTTAGCGCTGAAGCTTTAGGCAATCTGCTCTGGTATTCGATGCATACCCGAGAAGAGATTCTCTGCGACCCAGCCCTACCTCGATCCTATGAAGGCTTACTAAGACCTGTCGCCAGCGCTGGAGGCCTTCATTCCATTGAGCTCTATCTATGCATTCATCAATGCATCGGCATCAGCCCAGGCTTTTATCATTACGACTCTTTTGAGCACTCACTCGGAAAGATCAGCGACCTCAACGGACCATGCGAAAGCATGCTTGAAATGGCAGTCAATACAACATGCCGAGCACCTCAGGCTTCCTCTGTATCACCTGGCTATGGACAAAGGCCCGACGTCCTCATCGTGATGGCCGCGCGCTATGAAAGAAATGCAAGCCTTCATTCTGAAACCGGGCTGGCCTATGCCCTCATTCTTAAAGATGCAGGGTCGCTCTACCAGCAGCTTTATCTTGTTGCCACAGCCCTTCAGCTCGCCCCCTGCGGATTGAGCTTTGGAAGCAGTGAATTGTTCGAACAAGCTTCCGGCATCTCCAGCAAGGCCGAATGTTCCGTAGGTGAATTCATGATTGGCAATCCCAGGTAA
- a CDS encoding YchJ family protein, producing the protein MARAAGFGSSKSREPCPCLSGMSYERCCQPLHLGEQWAATAEQLMRSRYSAFAFADVDYLIATHPDAATPLLQRRKELRKNCREARWLGLQIKAVEAGGVDDLEGTVTFEATFGARGQRNVMTETSLFQRKDGDPKGHWLYIKPL; encoded by the coding sequence ATGGCAAGAGCTGCTGGCTTTGGATCATCAAAAAGTAGAGAGCCATGCCCTTGTTTGAGCGGAATGAGCTACGAACGATGTTGCCAACCTCTGCATCTCGGGGAGCAATGGGCTGCGACTGCTGAACAGTTGATGCGTTCGCGTTATTCGGCTTTCGCGTTTGCAGACGTGGATTATTTGATCGCAACGCATCCCGATGCTGCGACGCCTTTGCTTCAACGCCGAAAAGAGTTGCGGAAGAATTGTCGCGAAGCGCGTTGGTTAGGACTGCAGATCAAGGCCGTGGAGGCTGGCGGTGTGGATGATCTTGAGGGCACAGTGACATTTGAGGCAACATTTGGAGCCAGGGGGCAACGCAATGTGATGACTGAAACGTCGCTCTTTCAGCGCAAGGATGGGGATCCAAAAGGCCATTGGCTCTATATCAAGCCTCTGTAG
- a CDS encoding DUF3326 domain-containing protein, producing the protein MVVPTGIGCAIGGYAGDALPSARLLASASGCLITHPNVMNGASLYWKDPRISYVEGYGLDRFAVGDWALRPVRQQRIGLLLDAGIEPELRQRHLQVADGCRATLGIEIGPVVSSDVPLGVHMGLGQSGASWGTLERPDSLLRAGERLRAHGATAIAVVARFPDDQGSEALQAYRHGSGVDALAGAEAVISHLLVRHLQIPCAHAPALSALPLDEQLDPRAAGEELGYTFLACVLVGLSQAPDLLQRAAAHSQDLVADDLGVLVAPEGALGGEAVLACLERRVPVISVANPSVLQVTSTALGLGHEVLQARSYAEAAGMVLALREGVALSALMRPLPALKELA; encoded by the coding sequence ATGGTGGTGCCAACGGGGATTGGATGTGCGATCGGCGGGTATGCGGGTGATGCGCTTCCCAGTGCAAGGCTTCTCGCTTCGGCCTCCGGCTGTTTGATCACCCACCCCAACGTGATGAATGGGGCATCCTTGTACTGGAAAGACCCCCGCATTAGCTATGTGGAGGGGTATGGCCTCGATCGCTTTGCCGTGGGCGATTGGGCTCTACGGCCTGTTCGTCAGCAGCGGATTGGTTTGCTTTTGGATGCTGGTATCGAACCGGAGCTGCGTCAACGTCACCTTCAAGTGGCCGATGGTTGCAGGGCAACCCTGGGCATCGAGATCGGCCCTGTGGTGTCGAGTGATGTGCCGTTAGGAGTGCATATGGGATTGGGCCAGAGCGGTGCGAGTTGGGGCACCCTTGAGCGCCCGGATTCCTTATTGCGCGCGGGGGAACGCTTAAGAGCCCATGGAGCAACGGCGATTGCGGTGGTTGCCCGCTTCCCCGACGACCAGGGAAGTGAGGCATTGCAGGCCTACCGCCATGGCAGCGGCGTGGATGCCCTTGCAGGTGCCGAAGCCGTGATCAGTCATCTACTGGTGCGGCACCTGCAGATTCCTTGTGCTCATGCACCGGCTTTATCGGCGTTGCCGCTGGATGAGCAGCTGGATCCTCGTGCTGCAGGCGAAGAGTTGGGTTACACCTTTTTGGCATGCGTGTTGGTGGGTTTAAGTCAGGCACCGGATTTGCTCCAGCGTGCTGCTGCTCATTCACAGGATCTGGTGGCTGATGATTTGGGAGTGTTGGTTGCTCCAGAGGGGGCTCTGGGTGGAGAAGCCGTGTTGGCTTGTCTTGAGCGCAGGGTTCCTGTGATCAGTGTGGCCAATCCGTCCGTGTTGCAAGTCACGTCAACGGCGCTTGGCCTGGGACATGAGGTGTTGCAAGCGCGCTCCTATGCAGAAGCGGCTGGCATGGTGCTGGCCTTACGCGAAGGTGTGGCCCTATCCGCCTTGATGCGACCCTTACCTGCTTTGAAGGAGTTGGCGTAA
- a CDS encoding 2Fe-2S iron-sulfur cluster-binding protein: MSDQASAVATYNVSIEVDAVEHSFSCRSDQTVLAAAEEAGVMLPSSCCSGVCTTCAARLKSGSVEQSDAMGVKEDLRAEGFTLLCVAFPCSDLQLLAGQEDALYEAQFGQYQK; encoded by the coding sequence ATGAGCGATCAAGCCAGTGCTGTTGCCACTTACAACGTCAGCATCGAAGTGGATGCTGTTGAACACAGCTTTTCCTGTCGATCTGATCAAACGGTGTTGGCGGCGGCGGAAGAAGCAGGGGTCATGCTTCCGAGTTCGTGCTGCTCAGGCGTTTGCACCACGTGTGCCGCCCGTTTAAAAAGCGGTTCGGTGGAACAATCTGATGCGATGGGTGTCAAGGAGGACCTACGCGCCGAAGGATTTACCTTGCTTTGTGTTGCCTTCCCTTGTTCTGATCTTCAGCTGTTGGCGGGTCAGGAAGATGCGCTCTATGAGGCTCAGTTTGGTCAGTACCAAAAATGA